A window from Leguminivora glycinivorella isolate SPB_JAAS2020 chromosome 16, LegGlyc_1.1, whole genome shotgun sequence encodes these proteins:
- the LOC125234647 gene encoding ankyrin repeat and LEM domain-containing protein 1-like — protein MGSSYRDVFKLYDLIQSGDSRSVESFLSENRIDINVILPCKGIGVLHLAVGIEPLEKSKECTEVLLKHRGDPNLCTDDGVTPVHIAAIWGRVENLKLLLGCGGDPSRLDLDGHSAFDYAAREEQWEVYDYLHNVVDQLDDSFGPSCAYTLDLDKVLMTTDQVVAEYEPVANNPLHHVSTCRRSEMVRDWCEKTSLVMNNLYPTILGENLLEDESAPWNNDLTKNFDLTNDTRTSYKTCISRPVEIDISGVQRLEDTIQEKCSCKNTRDYKKQRMSVYENFSLPGSPNSITHVNYKTKTSLKKCKSQLSSDMQRLTLDDSHSLLTEDNSQMDKAMVVVQNKSNEWLSNHNETDVGAMNTRRSSASSGVSSNFSGGSIVIANVQEEYKYQDEEEDVVLIEKRLLVSPVVLPVDEAADTTPDQTIVSVASSLPASVVYDSNTLRAELVKLGFKPGPIQDGTKTLYLKKLQALKKQPIVVNKQGKTYSIELEKSLRTSDWMNNLSPYIELETKARNDFTNSSKKWREGTAKTSFTYLLLDPRLTQNLPAKAGTQNHHVSWVTFINSIFYVGKGKRSRPYSHLYQALTLWKRDFTTSNDKKVQHILDIWSDKVGVVCLHIFQNVIPAEAYTYEAAMIDVLGVPNLKNLKSGNYYGVAASWPLKDRRMLGLYLLYKAMLIFLNEGERQLRPDDID, from the exons ATGGGTTCGTCGTATAGAGATGTCTTCAAATTGTACGACTTGATTCAGAGTGGAGATTCGAG GTCGGTGGAGAGTTTCCTAAGTGAAAATAGAAtagatataaatgtgatattaCCTTGCAAAGGTATTGGTGTGTTACATTTGGCTGTCGGTATTGAGCCTTTGGAGAAATCAAAGGAATGCACAGAAGTATTACTCAAGCATAGAGGTGATCCCAATTTATG TACTGATGACGGTGTAACCCCGGTCCACATAGCAGCCATATGGGGCCGAGTGGAGAACCTGAAGCTCCTCCTGGGCTGCGGAGGGGACCCATCCCGGCTCGACCTGGACGGCCACTCAGCCTTCGACTATGCTGCTCGGGAGGAACAGTGGGAAGTGTATGACTACTTGCATAATGTGGTGGACCAGCTGGATGATAGCTTTGGGCCATCTTGCGCATATACCTTAGATTTAG ATAAAGTGCTAATGACAACAGACCAAGTGGTCGCCGAATACGAACCAGTAGCCAACAACCCCCTCCACCATGTCTCGACCTGCCGACGGTCCGAGATGGTCCGTGACTGGTGCGAGAAGACCAGCCTCGTCATGAACAACCTCTACCCCACTATCCTCGGAGAAAACCTGCTTGAGGATGAATCAGCTCCATGGAACAATGATCTCACCAAAAACTTTGATCTCACTAATGATACTAGAACAAGCTACAAAACATGCATCAGCAGACCAGTGGAAATAGATATAAGTGGTGTACAAAGACTCGAAGACACTATCCAAGAAAAGTGTTCTTGCAAAAACACTAGAGATTACAAAAAACAACGCATGAGCGTTTACGAAAACTTTTCACTACCCGGCTCGCCTAACAGTATTACACACGTAAATTATAAAACTAAGACAAGTTTGAAGAAATGCAAGTCACAATTAAGTTCTGATATGCAAAGGTTGACTTTAGACGATTCTCATTCATTATTGACTGAAGATAATTCACAGATGGACAAAGCTATGGTAGTAGTTCAGAATAAGAGTAACGAGTGGTTGTCTAACCATAATGAGACGGATGTAGGGGCTATGAATACCAGGAGATCATCAGCCAGTAGCGGTGTGAGCAGTAATTTCTCGGGAGGCAGTATAGTTATAGCAAATGTGCAGGAAGAGTATAAATATCAGGACGAAGAGGAGGATGTGGTGTTGATTGAGAAGAGGCTACTTGTTTCACCTGTtgt TCTCCCAGTAGATGAAGCCGCAGATACAACGCCCGACCAGACAATAGTCTCCGTAGCCTCCTCATTACCAGCATCCGTGGTCTACGACAGCAACACCCTCAGAGCGGAGCTGGTCAAGCTGGGGTTCAAACCCGGGCCCATACAGGACGGAACCAAGACTCTCTACTTGAAGAAACTGCAAGCGCTCAAGAAACAACCTATTGTTGTCAATAAGCAAGGCAAAA CATACAGTATAGAACTGGAAAAATCCTTGCGCACGAGTGACTGGATGAATAATCTATCTCCATACATAGAGCTGGAAACCAAAGCACGCAACGACTTTACCAACTCCAGCAAGAAATGGCGAGAAGGCACGGCGAAGACTTCCTTCACATACCTACTACTGGATCCCAGGCTGACGCAGAATTTGCCGGCCAAAGCGGGGACGCAGAACCATCATGTTTCTTGGGTCACGTTTATCAACTCAATATTTTATGTCGGAAAAG GTAAACGCTCCAGGCCCTACTCGCACCTGTACCAAGCCCTGACCCTCTGGAAGCGCGACTTCACCACCTCGAACGACAAAAAAGTCCAGCACATCCTTGACATCTGGTCAGACAAGGTCGGTGTTGTCTGTCTCCACATCTTCCAAAACGTCATACCAGCCGAAGCTTACACTTACGAAGCCGCCATGATAGATGTACTCGGTgttccaaatttgaaaaatttaaaaagtggGAATTACTATGGCGTGGCCGCGTCCTGGCCGTTGAAGGATAGGCGGATGCTAGGGTTGTACCTCTTGTATAAGGCGATGCTTATATTTCTGAACGAAGGCGAGAGGCAGTTGAGGCCTGATGATATAGATTAG